From a single Apium graveolens cultivar Ventura chromosome 2, ASM990537v1, whole genome shotgun sequence genomic region:
- the LOC141706207 gene encoding uncharacterized protein LOC141706207 produces the protein MKENMKQRHHLIHEGSERVLFKHLKDTILSLPSINLLSSTRSSSVHCYFRISACIFLLFFGVFVSTRLLHSTLVSIAGNSIEIPINCSAGNVTRTCPANYYPGKFDKRDRGLLLTSAAECPEYFRWIYEDLSPWRETGITEEMVERGRRTANFRLVILNGRAYAETYHRSFQSRDVFTLWGILQLLRLYPGKVPDLDLMFECADWPVIRSSLYSGPNATAPPPLFHYCGDDSTLDIVFPDWSFWGWPEINIMPWGSLLKDLEEGNTKTSWIDRDPYAYWQGNPVVAKTRMDLLKCNVTDKQDWNARVYALNWVQEAQLGYKHSNLASQCLHRYKIYVEGATWSVSEKYILACDSVTLLVKPRFYDFFTRGMVPMHHYWPIRDDDKCRSIKFAVDWGNSHKQEAHAMGKEASKFIQQDLKMGQVYDYMFHLLSQYAKLLKYKPVVPRRAVELCSETMACPAEGLTKKFMLESLVKGPKDESPCVMQPPYDPATLQSLLQRKQNSIKQVEEWEKHFWDNQKQNKMS, from the exons ATGAAGGAGAATATGAAGCAGAGACATCATTTAATACATGAAGGTTCTGAAAGAGTACTATTCAAGCATTTGAAAGATACTATACTTTCATTACCAAGTATTAACCTCCTTTCTTCGACAAGATCTTCTTCTGTTCACTGTTATTTCCGCATCTCAGCCTGCATCTTTCTTTTATTTTTCGGTGTGTTTGTCTCAACTCGCCTCCTGCATTCTACTCTTGTT TCCATTGCTGGAAACAGCATTGAAATCCCCATAAACTGCTCAGCTGGCAATGTCACTCGAACGTGCCCTGCAAATTATTATCCAGGAAAATTTGATAAAAGAGATCGGGGTCTTTTGTTGACTTCGGCAGCTGAGTGTCCTGAGTACTTCCGTTGGATATATGAAGATTTAAGCCCCTGGAGGGAGACCGGGATCACAGAGGAGATGGTGGAGCGAGGTAGAAGGACAGCAAATTTTCGTCTGGTAATACTAAACGGGAGGGCTTATGCAGAAACATATCATAGATCATTTCAAAGCAGGGATGTTTTTACACTATGGGGGATTCTGCAATTGTTGCGGTTGTACCCAGGCAAGGTTCCTGATTTAGACCTTATGTTTGAGTGTGCTGACTGGCCAGTTATCAGATCCAGTCTCTACAGTGGTCCTAATGCCACAGCCCCACCTCCGTTATTTCACTATTGTGGCGACGATTCCACATTAGACATTGTTTTTCCAGACTGGTCCTTCTGGGGATG GCCTGAGATTAACATAATGCCATGGGGTTCTTTGCTTAAGGACCTAGAAGAAGGGAACACCAAGACTAGTTGGATAGACCGAGATCCATATGCGTATTGGCAGGGTAATCCTGTTGTCGCCAAAACCAGGATGGATCTCCTTAAATGCAATGTCACTGACAAACAGGACTGGAACGCTCGCGTATATGCCCTG AACTGGGTTCAAGAAGCACAACTAGGTTACAAGCACTCTAACTTGGCAAGCCAATGTCTTCACAG ATATAAGATCTATGTAGAAGGAGCGACTTGGTCTGTGAGTGAAAAATATATTCTTGCTTGCGATTCTGTTACCTTGCTGGTGAAGCCACGTTTCTACGACTTCTTTACAAGAGGTATGGTGCCGATGCATCATTACTGGCCAATAAGGGATGATGACAAATGCAGATCAATTAAATTTGCTGTTGATTGGGGTAATAGCCACAAGCAGGAG GCACATGCAATGGGTAAGGAGGCAAGCAAATTCATTCAGCAAGATCTAAAGATGGGCCAGGTCTACGATTACATGTTCCATCTCTTAAGCCAGTATGCTAAGCTCCTGAAATACAAGCCGGTCGTGCCTCGAAGAGCAGTAGAACTGTGCTCCGAAACAATGGCTTGCCCTGCAGAAGGATTGACAAAGAAGTTTATGTTGGAATCCTTGGTAAAAGGCCCAAAAGACGAGAGTCCATGTGTGATGCAGCCTCCCTATGATCCTGCAACTCTTCAATCACTTCTTCAGAGGAAACAGAACTCGATAAAACAAGTTGAGGAATGGGAAAAGCATTTTTGGGACAACCAGAAGCAAAACAAAatgagctaa